A segment of the Triticum urartu cultivar G1812 chromosome 1, Tu2.1, whole genome shotgun sequence genome:
tttcagcagccccagatacagattgatgtcgttccctggttgtctcggcccttcaattagcatactcatgtgaatgtacttcctcttcatgcacaaccagggggaggttgtacatccacacaaacacatgacatgtgctatgtgtgcttctctagctgccaaacggattgactccatcggtgctcgcgcccagcacgatgttccttggaccgttcccaaattctgggtgttcgaagttcaacgcttgccactggctcgcatccttagggtgactcagcatcttgtcttttttatttatctccggatcatgtCCGTCATCTtcctgcttcttctcctccctatccgcgtgccaacgcaggagctttgctaccttagggtccgcgaaataccgctgcagacgaggagtgatcggaaagtaccacaccactttttgaggagctttcttcctcttcttatatcaagtgacgccgcacactagacatatggtagactccgcgtgctcgtcccgataaatgatgcaattatTCATGCACatatggtatttcacgtgcggtaaatccagaggacacacgattttcttcgcctcctcgaaactggtcgggcatttgttccccttgggaagacattcgtgccagaatgacatgttctcgtcgaagcatgcgtcggtcattttgtgttttaccttcatctccagagccatgatcgttactttcaggcgggtatcctcgggcctgcatccttcatacaatagagtaaccgcgtctatctccagttgatccagcttggctttctctcgggcggcaactcttgcgttatccgtctgcttgaaaagcagctcttgaatatgagggtcctgcacccagcctccatcgtcgtctgctccggtatcttcatcttcatgatcatgcccttcgtcttgatcttcctcatcatcatgtccggcatcttctacatgatgactgtgtacagcatcaccatcgtgatcatgtcctggagattcttcgtcttctcgcctgcccgagcccggtggttgtcttgctgcccttcctcatttcttgcccggcacccatggacgacttcatagtcatcttcatcaccttgccaccgatagccatccatgaaaccacgcaagagcaggtggtcccgcacctgcccggaatccgggtccgcaataaggctcttcagcttgcatcttcgacacggacatcttatctccgtctcgttcttttgatgcatctcggccttcgcggagctcaaaaacctattcacgatgccttcgttcatcgtgcggaccatggtctcctgcggggtagagcaaaacgatattttagaaccaagaaaaaatttggcatgactttccctaaaaataggaccaaaaagaatgcatagtgccaaaattctcgccgaaacggaaatgaatcaacattctggcaaaatattggcaactatcgcatttcaaatatcggtacctgcaaacacaaacatatatgcaacaccataaacatatgcaacaccacaaacatacatagatctagctacgccataaaaagtgcatgtgcacgttgttggagcgagttagggagaaaaaaagtagatctacaacataaagatagctttccccttacttacctatcaaaaaaaggtaatttaaccacttaattttgatgaatctatggtgcaaatgaggtgaggaggaggaggcagccgacacaAGCTTGAAGAAGGAGGTGCAGGGagtgaagtggggaaagtgagtgtgtaggtgtggctgttcaaaatatctagctggtcccaggttactaatgacgcaccaccCACTCATGCGTTATTAGTAACcctacatactaatggcgcacctgctggtggtgcaccattagtagttttgcaatatatatatatatatatatatatatatacactaatggtgcaccgtggcatagtgcgccattactagtgtCATAGTGCGCCaagtgtgccattagtagttttgtaaaaaaagagtaaaaaaaatacagtagtggcacacttggtggctggtgcaccattactagttagaactagtaatggcgcactgtgcctggatgcgccattagtatgttggaaaaaaattgttactagtggcgcaccatgtgtctggtgcgccattagtgtcttccacactaatggcgcaccaacacatggtgcgccattagtatataatagtggcacaccacatgtctggtgcgccattagtgtcattcTATATCGTGTTGTTTAACGATAATAATCAATCAATCATCAGATTGAAGACGCGCTAAAGGAATAACTAGTTGGCATGCCCCTAAAAGAATCGGGTTTAGTCAAATCAATCTTCACCTTTTGATCGGAATCCAAGAGCTAAGAACCCTTCTTCCTCCTACGACCGCAATGAACCCCTGTCGACATTGGCCAAAACGTCTGCTCCCACCACCCGCCACCGGAGATGCCGTCACGCACGCCTCTTCTCCAAAATCGGCGAGCAACCCTACCCACTATCCAAACCAGTGACCCCTTCGCCAGACCTACTAGTGACGATGAGACCAGCCGCTTCGTACCTGTTTCTGGCATGGTGAAGCTCGCCTCATCGATGATGCTACACCGTGACGTCCCCGTCTTGGACTTGGGGCTACACGTGATTTGACCGACCCACCCAAAAATCACAGACAATTGCATAATTATGAACACATATATATTTTTTCTTCCCATTTCCTTGTAGACTCATCGCCGCCTCCACTGCTTCTACAACTTGGCATGAACGGGCAAATACGGTGCTAATGTTGTCTGTAGACGTAATATGCATCAACGTGGCAATGTATATGGCTGACGTGTCACTGACATGGCATGGGGCCCATTCGTAGTTACGAAATAAAAATGCTTAAGCGCTATATGACTCTATGAGTAGTGGGCCCGCCTATCAGTAATTAGGAAAAATAACATAAAATAGACTGCATGAATCGAATCTGCTGCCTGCCCCTTGGGCGATGCATGCGCTAGCCACTCCAACCAACATATTTTGCTGACATGGAAAGTCCCTCAGATTTTATGTACTTAAACAAAAAAACTCCTATGTACATTGGCTGCAGCCAGTGGCCATGTTGCATACATTTTTTTTAAATGTAAATAATAATCATAATAATAAAAGTTAGATTCGAATATTCATGTGTTATTAATAATTACCTCATTATACACAAATATCGGTGTGCACATAAAATAAATATATGGAGGTACGCGATAAAAAAACTTAGTTTTAGAAATATTAACTAATTATTTGGAAAATACTGTTTTTAAATATAATATATGAGTGTTTCAACCTGTTTGTAAACAAATATTAAAAATACACAGTCATGGATTATATTTAACAATGATATACGATATTTAAAATATACAATCATGAAATAGCATATAAGAATTATAGCAATGTTTGTATAATATAAATCATTCATTTCTTTTAGATTGCTGTTTGTAAATATTCGCTCAATTATTCAAAGGTTTGAATAAATATTCACATATTTTTAAAAAATTAATTTACAAATATTTTTAAACACTCATGTATTATAGTTAAAAAAATATTCTAAATAATAAGTCAATATTTGTAAAActtacatgaacatttttttgtaTGTTATTTTATTAAACTCCTCTACATATTTACTTTTTGTGCACACAGATATTTGTGTAGCATGACGTAATTATTACCGACACATGAATATTTGAATCTTCAATTTATTATTATGATTAGTAGTAATATGCTTTTCACaactttttttgaaaaaataacgTGTGCAAAATGGGTCACTGGGTGCAGCCAAATTATGGGCACAAGACTTTTAGTTAAACTACATATAAATTGAGTGGCCTATTTTAATAATAAGTACATGGTTGGTGTAGTGGCTAGCGCAACTAGCTGGCAGTCATCCGGTTGCTTGTTTGATTCCTGTTTGTCGCATTTTTTCATTCTTCATATTAATTTTTCTAATGTATTGACAGGTGGGCCCACTAGTCATAGAGTTGTATATAGTACTGAAGTAATAATTATGTTTCCTAGCTACAGTTGGGCCCCACACCATGTCAGTGCCACCTCATTCATATACGGTGACACGTGGATGCACTTTATGTCTACATATAGGATTAGTATCGTATTTGTACGTTCATGCCAAGTTTTAGAACCAGTTCGATGTATTTTTTAAGTTCAGGCACTAAAGTAAACATTCATGGCAAGTTCAAGCACCACTAGCGTATTTACCTCAAAACTAAACACTATCTCATCTAGAAAAAATTAGGCACCGTTTTCTGAAGTTCTCCCCTCCACACATCATTTGTTTCACATTTGTTTTTAACATGGCAACCGCACATGATGCATTGGTTAGGTACCGAACGACATATACTAGGACATGCGTCCACTGGCACGCCGGGCCCCTTGTCAGCCTCATCCAGCCGCTTTGTCCCGCGGCTCATCTAGGCGTGAGCGTGACGCCGTACGTCGCCGTCCATCGCCACCTCGCCACCCGGCCACCACACATGGCCTCCTGCATGCGGGTCACCTGTCGCGGCCTCATACGCCCCGGCGGCCCGCGCCCGCAGCCGTCGCTTCCTCCCGTTCAACGGCCCCGATCACCCCGCCGCCATTTATAAGTACCGCCGGCACGCGCGCGAGCAAGCTCACTGTACCACCCCTGCCTGGGAAGAAAAGGGAGAGAACCGGACGATGGAGCTGGAGGCGGCGACGCGGCGCTTCCAGCTCTGGCTCCGCGGGCTGCGGTCGCTCCGCCGCGACCTCCGGACGGCGCGCTGGGCCGACGACCCGGCGCAGCTCGCCAAGCTGGTAGCCGGCTACGTGTCCCACTTCGCCGACTACTGCGCGGCGCGGGCGGAGCTGGACCCGGTGTGGACGCTGGCGGCGCCGTGGGCGAGCCCCGTGGAGCGCGGCGCGGCGCACTGGCTGGCCGGGTGGCGGCCGACCACGCTGGTCCACCTGCTCTACACCGAGTCCGGCAGCCGCTTCGAGGCGCAGCTCCCGGACCTCCTGCTGGGCGTGCGGTCGGGCAACCTGGGCGACCTCAGCCCGGCCCAGCTGGCGCAGATCGACGAGCTGCAGCGCCGCACCGTGGCGCAGGAGGACGAGCTGTCGCGTGAGATGGCGCGGGTGCAGGAGGGCCACGGCGCGGTGGGCGCCGGCGGGGAGCTGGTGGACGTGGGCGGGCTCGTCGGCCGCGTCGGCGCGGTGCTGGCCGGGGCGGACGCGCTGCGGCTGCGCACCATGAAGCGCGCCGTGGAGATCCTCGAGCCGGCGCAGGCGGCCGAGCTGCTCGTCGCGGCGGCGGACATGGAGATCGGGTTCCGCGAGTTCGGGCTCAAGTACGACGGCGTCGGCGCCGGCGGCTCGTAACGTCCAGCCAGCTAGGTCGGTCATCATCGGCGCTCGGCAGGTCCAGCCCGGTTTTTTTCCAGGTGTAGTTGGTTTGACTGGGACAGGGAGGCTTTCCACTCTTGTAATCTTGTTGCCGCGACGATTGTCCGCCAGATCGGTAGATCGACGGCTGTCGCGCGGTGAGTGTTTCGTCGTAGCTGGGCCGTGTCAGGGCGTGCTGTTGACCGAGCGACAAGTAATAAAATGCAGAGACACACGCTGCATGCTTTTTTGGACTAAGAAAGTGCATGTTGGTTTTGTTGACAAGTCGGCCTTtgcttctcttctcttctcttctcgtGGTATGGTGGGAGGTAAAAAAAGTATAACATGAAAGCGGACGACTCAATGAAAACTTTGAAAACTCATATCATGGACCGTCGGATCTATAACGTGGGCTATTGATTGACTCTCATGCTAGGATTTCACGTGGGCTACTGATTGAGAATCTCATGTTCTTACTGATACTGCGCCCGCCTATGCATGAAAATTGCACTTAACCAGcagtaaaaacaaaacaaaaaacagaAAAGATGCAATTGAAAAAGCTGTCACcattttaggatttatttataAATGCCGTCATAGGCACTCGCCAATAGACACGAGATCTAGTAACCGCTCAAGAAACAATAGTTGAAGCATCACCTCACGGAGCACCTGCTTGCAATGCTTCACCATCGGTCCAAGTCGCCGCACCAACAGCCCGCCAACTACTTCACTTGATTAACACACTAATTTTTAAGATCTGAAGAGAGCCAACAGATCCGCCAACACCTGCCCTCACATGCCCTTTGTCGGCATTGGATCAAGTGTTGTAGAGGTAGCGAGAACCTGATGATATCTTCCAACAGCTCATCGCCGTCACTAGTAGATCAATGATGTCAGGAGACCAAAACTTGAGGGAAACAATGACCTGCTAGTATCTTCATTATTTTGCCATTGCGAAAAACTTGCATTGGAAGAGAAGGAGCATTGGTCGGCAATGTTTTTGGGTTGTTTCTCCTTTTGCATGTTAGGTTATTAATCTTCAGGTTCCACCTTTCATGTTATGCTATGCTGCAAGCCTTTCTGTAACTTTTGCTCAGATTTGCTACTGTGGACACAAGAGAAATTGTTGGTTTCTTGTTTATTCATACAATTTCTCATGCAATTATGTGTTTCCCGTTAGACAAGTCAATCACTCTTTGGGTTTTCACCTAGTCAAGCTCACTAGCAATGTTACACAAGGTTTCATTTTCTGGGTTTGAAGTTAAAATTAATTTATGTTTCAATATATATGCTAGGAAGGTATTGAAATTGCATGTGCATGTAGCTCCCAGTGATACGAAAGGTGTATTGGCCTGATACTTATCTGTATCGGTGCATTTTAGCCGTATGGTGCTTGCGCAAATACCAGTACGACACATGCTTCTCCAAGCGCGGCAACAATGCTGAAAGAGCatggtgcccccatgtttggctttggtaattgatggcaatctttatggactaatggttgcgtTGAGTTATATGTGATGActaaggtgctattcaaggaattatctaAAGATTGGTCAGAGAGAGGATGATACAAGGTTGATCAAAactaagtcaaagagtgaatcaagttgatcaacacacaaagcgtACAAGATGTACCGAGAAGGAttaagtgatcccatggtatggtaagcactGTCCATTACACTTTGTGTACAaacccatggtctacgtgagagttctatgtgaggttaggtatgtttccatgggTTTGCGTCAAGGGGAAGATCTCATACATCCCATGGTGGATGACATCAactggtgatcgtcatcaagattgcggtgtgcaagtttaagtggagcatcacgaagagatcatgCTTGAAGCTTACCGTCCATtatggtgacaatggacttgtgaagatgtgtcgatgagtggctcacccatagtggagtatgtgggaacaatcaactagtcttcatcgagccaacgcaatcaagaaaggtggtccaacttgaggaagtcaagatcgtcatcatctagctcaagtgactatgtgcaaggcaaatgtttgcccttgataggttttctattctgccggtctcatggtggtagttgcgAGACCgagttataggatcgattgccgtactatcaagggggggggctctcaagtgagtgGCTTGATCATATCGTCcatagagagctcaaaccattgcatccttctATCAGCTTTCTTAGTTCTTGTTTGGTGTTTCTCTTTGTGAGttttagagcttatggtcatcttcatgacaagctcgagttcatcgaaaacagAGTTCatatgcatcttctatgatgttttcgatatTGGAGTTTATGTCGGTTCTTCACTAATGGAGGTTTCACACCTCTATATCATAGGCatacctgttggggaacgtagtaatttcaaaattttcctacgcacacgcaagatcatggtgatgcacagcaacgagaggggagagtgttgtctacgcacacgtacaactcgatgacgatcctcgggctccgatccagcaaagcatcggggaagagttccgtcagcacgacggcgtggtgacgatcttgacgtactaccgacgcagggcttcgctaagcactacaacgatatgatcgaggtggaatatggtggcaaggggcaccgcacacggctaaggaccgatctcaaggatcaacttgtgtgtcttgaggtgccccctgcctccgtatataaaggagccaagggggagaggtgcgccggccaggaggagggcgcaggaggagtcctactcctacc
Coding sequences within it:
- the LOC125538799 gene encoding transcription factor TGA9-like codes for the protein MELEAATRRFQLWLRGLRSLRRDLRTARWADDPAQLAKLVAGYVSHFADYCAARAELDPVWTLAAPWASPVERGAAHWLAGWRPTTLVHLLYTESGSRFEAQLPDLLLGVRSGNLGDLSPAQLAQIDELQRRTVAQEDELSREMARVQEGHGAVGAGGELVDVGGLVGRVGAVLAGADALRLRTMKRAVEILEPAQAAELLVAAADMEIGFREFGLKYDGVGAGGS